GCTCGACAAGGATCCCACGGATGAGCAGTCCATGTCCTCAGCTACTACCAATGCGGAGGCAGCCCCGATAGCACCCGCATGCTGTTCATTGCTGCCCAGCGATAAGAAAATGAGCAGTGCACTCATGGAATTGGgtcgccagcaacaacagcagcagcaggatcAGCAACCAAACAACCAAACGGTAGGCTCACAATGCTCCTCGACCACGCCCCTTGTGCCTACTCTTTTTTTACTCGCATTTGGCAACAAGTTGTTCTTACATGCGTCgtgctctttctctctaatTCTCTCGCTCTGCACCCTTTCTCCATCTGGCTCAGACTATCTTATACaatctccctctcactctatatatactatatacatctcactctcactctatCTCTGTCTATTTCAGGCACAGGCACAATCACAATCGCAGCAGCTGCGCAAACAATTCGACGTCTTCCTACAGAACCTTTTCAACTGCGTCAACAAGGAACTTATCGACTCGGCCGCCATTGAGTTCCTGCTCAACTACAATACGAAACATCAGCGCAAGAAACTCACCCGCATCATATTCAATGTGCAGCGCACACGCCTCGACATCTTGCCGTATCTATCGCGCTTTGTGGCCATTGTGCACATGTGCAACACCGATGTGGCCGCCGATCTGCTGGAGCTGCTGCGCAAAGAGTTTAAGTGGCACATTCGCAAGAAGAATCAATTGAACATCGAGTCAAAACTAAAGATTGTCCGCTTCATTGGCGAGCTTGTGAAGTTCGGTTTGTTCCGCAAGTCCGATGCTTTGGGCTGCCTCAAGATGCTGTTGCGCGACTTCATTCATCATCACATCGAGATGGCGTGCGCCTTTGTCGAGGTGAGCGGCGTCTATCTCTACAATTGCCGCGACTCGCGGCTGCTGATGAATGTCTTTCTCGATCAAATGCTGCGCATGAAGACCGCCACAGCGATGGACTCGCGGCATGCCGCGCAAATTGAGAGCGTCTACTATCTGGTGAAGCCGCCCGAGTCTGCGAAGCGGGAGGCAACGCCGCGTCCCACGATTCACGAGTACATACGTCACCTGATCTTCGAGGAGCTGTGCAAGCAAAATGTCGAGCGTTGCATTAAAATGCTACGTCGCATCAATTGGCACGATACCGAGATCAGTAGCTATGCCATCAAATGTCTGAGTAAAGCATATTTACTGCGCTTCCCCCTCATTCGATGTCTGGCCGACCTGGTGTCCGGTCTCAGCTCGTATCAGCCCCGGGCGGTGACCATTGTGATTGACAATGTGTTTGAAGATATACGCGCTGGCTTAGAAATTCATTCACCAAAAATGTCCCAGCGCCGAATTGCAATGGCCAAATATTTGGGCGAGATGTACAACTACAAACTGGTTGAGTCGACGCACATACTCAACACACTCTATTCGATCATCTCGCTAGGAGCGAGCATGGATCAGAGCATCATCTCCCCGTTGGATCCGCCCGAAAGTCTCTTCCGTCTCAAGTTGGCCTGCATGCTACTCGACACCTGTGGCCCTTATTTCACCAGCCAGGTGACTCGCAAAAAGTAAGTACTTAGCAGTACAAATTTCAGCTTGGAGAAACAACTGAAGCGGAAGGTGTATGCATATACCCCACATAATTATGGGtctattatatatacatactcaTAATACAATAGAGACAATAATACATGAGAATAGGTAAACATAGGATTAATGTTAAAAGTTGTATGCTATAtgaacatatatatatgttgatATTTGCACATcgatttacatacatacatacagcaTTTGGAACATTTGATAGTGCAATATTTGCGCGATTATTATAGCTTCTTCCATTTTTGCGACAGTTTAGGCTGAAGAAGGCAcgggaaaaataaaatcgatcAAAGTCGTATGCATACATGTAGGATACTTATACTACTTTCCTGTGCATTAAAGTGATTCGTCAAGTATTTAGTTTTCATACTCGCTTTCCGTAGGATAGTAGTATATTATCACTTTGTACCTGCCggatatgtatgtaacaggcatctccgatcccataaagtatgtatatatactataacagCTTAGACGATATAGGCATGTCCGTCtatttgtctgtctgtatgtatGATCTCAGAGAATATAAGATATATGTTATTTTTGCACAcagataaagtttgtttttaatttttaccacgcccagTTCCGCGCCTCCAAAACGAAaatgtttttcgattttgttggAAAAATAGTATTAATGCTCCcagaaaatttggttgcaatgaGATAGAAATTGTAGATGTTTTaatagaaatacttttgtatggcaaaaaggGTCTTCGGTCTTAATTGAtatgtctgacaatctggtatattttgttctctgttatattttgaatgtaaaacGTTTGTacgttataccaaatattaccctcggtatatttcagtatttttccggtacattaatttggtgAACTTTTAGAATATTTCGAGCGCACTTAACTACAGCTTTATTACTTGTTTCTAATGTGTTGATTCTTCTCCGCAGATTGGACTACTTTCTGGTGTTCTTCCAGCACTACTATTGGTTTAAAAAAATCGCATCCGGTGTTCAGTCAGTCGGAGAACACTTCGGACCTATTTCCCATACTGGTGGATCATACCTACCGCGACTGTTTGGCTGGTGTGCGACCCAAGCTAAAGTTGTACAAGAGCTTGGAACAGGCCAAAGAGGCAATTGATCAGCTGCAAGAGCAACTGTATCCACAACTCAAGGCAAATAACAATGCGCAGGATGCCAATTTGGCAACCATTAGTGAGATCAGCGAAATAGATGAATGTGTAAGTTATGAATCCTCTCAAGCTGGTTTTTTTGGTgtactttaatttgcaatctTGACTCCTTACTCCCACACAGGTGACCGACGATTCAGGCTCGTCAAATGATCAGCAGCGTGAGCGTCAAGCAGCTGGTGGCTCTGAAGCGGATCAAATAAACGATTGGACCGAATATGAAGCTGAACCAGCGCTGCCTCCGCCACCACCTGAGAAGTCCAAAGAGGATCTGGAGTTTGAGCAAATGTACGAAAAAATGACGAGCGATTCGTATCAGGAGCGCCTCAAGGAGCCGCCGCTAAAGGCCACCAACAAGGACATACCGGTGCCCATGATGGCGCGGCGTCAAAAGAAATCCTACGATCAAATCCAGGGCAATCAAACGCCACAGATCTCAAAGGCAGCTACCGCTGTCGTTTCCACAGCTGGCACAGCAGCTGCCGATGCCGATGACAGTTTACCCGTCTCGTGCAGCGAATCAACTCCCGTCGAGGGCGGCAAGAGTAGTGGCAGCAGccatagcaacaacaacagcggcgcCGTGCCGTTTGTGCTGATGATGCGCGGCAATAAAGGTGGCAAGCAGCAGTTTAAAACATTTGTGGCGCCCTCCGACTCACAGCTGGCCATCAATCTGAAGCTGCAGGAGCAGAAAACGCGTGAGGAGAAGGAAAAGGTCAAGCGGCTGACGCTCAACATAACTGAACGCATCGAAATGGAAGACTATCAGGAATCACTGCAACCGCTCCAGCAGCGCAGCTTTACGCAAAGCTATTACCAGAAGCCCAACAAGCACAAGTTCAAGCATCAAAAGGGCGCACCCGATGCGGATTTAATATTCCACTAAAAAACAAACGCAAATGAGACCTGGTTGCAAACACGTTAATAAAGCAAACGCGCCGTCCCAGCTCCAGTTCCAGGTGCAGTTAAACGACGAGAACAGCTCAAGATCTGTCATGGTAGATGATGTGCTGTCTACAAAGGCTAGCTATATCTTTGTTATTGTGTGGAGACGTACTTAACTGACTAGTGTCTTTTCCTAACCTCACATCACCTCACCTGACCTGACCTCCCTGGCCTCACCTGATCTTACCACTTTTGCCCTGGTCTCCTCTTGGTTGTTTCCCATGGCGATGTGCGCGCATACGAATGTGTTGTTGAGCATATAATACGTGTTATCTCGTTATCGAttgatatatatgtatatacatagattgatatatatgtgtacataGAGCTATAAAGATTTTtagatttatgtatatatcagCGCTCCCGGACATGTTTCCAAAACAACATattgattgttttttattcaataaaaacaaagaataaTACAATGCGAATCGCGATTTTCTCATTCATTTATGTTGCTCCTATCTAAAAAAACGAcgtaaaattataaaacaaaatcaaatttattttgcttataaGATAGTTTTACTACCCTAGaatacagcaaaaaaaatatgcgaaATAAAACTTTTAACCTTAATTTCGAATTTAGTGGGAAGACCGtcaaatgtaattaaatgtCATATCAAAACGTTCTACTCGTTTTACTCGAAACACGGTTTTTCAAATTGGTAcgcagcatttgaaatt
This genomic interval from Drosophila nasuta strain 15112-1781.00 unplaced genomic scaffold, ASM2355853v1 ctg18_pilon, whole genome shotgun sequence contains the following:
- the LOC132797747 gene encoding LOW QUALITY PROTEIN: regulator of nonsense transcripts 2 (The sequence of the model RefSeq protein was modified relative to this genomic sequence to represent the inferred CDS: deleted 1 base in 1 codon) — translated: MSGIKTSEEAKMSTTTTSSTITASTSTAGGEAAADTVTADAAALEAEERAELQQFIGELQEKIECKRQLRQQNSNFELPGDTYFARLDSSLKKNTAFVKKLKLFTATQLDTLLRELSALNLSKYISEICAALAEAKLKMTDVPAVVTLASKLHCTYADFDAHFLEAWQKALNVKASEKISNPSKLRVDLRLFAELVSSGVIQMKPGLAQLGMVLVQLIAQDKDDHSNFSIILSFCRHCGEEYAGLVPQKMQQLASKYALEMPKSDFLSADKQLNLRTMLKGYFKALCKHVLAEQAALMNMTKNIRRTMECKGEISQEKREKCELMQASFDKLLASAQSLSELLGEPLPELTKESECCNPGTVIDNMLDSAAFGTLDPWGDEEARAFYTDLPDLRQFLPNFSAPKVDLETLEEPSELTEEAIDANIDADLDMDDPPSAASDTALDKDPTDEQSMSSATTNAEAAPIAPACCSLLPSDKKMSSALMELGRQQQQQQQDQQPNNQTAQAQSQSQQLRKQFDVFLQNLFNCVNKELIDSAAIEFLLNYNTKHQRKKLTRIIFNVQRTRLDILPYLSRFVAIVHMCNTDVAADLLELLRKEFKWHIRKKNQLNIESKLKIVRFIGELVKFGLFRKSDALGCLKMLLRDFIHHHIEMACAFVEVSGVYLYNCRDSRLLMNVFLDQMLRMKTATAMDSRHAAQIESVYYLVKPPESAKREATPRPTIHEYIRHLIFEELCKQNVERCIKMLRRINWHDTEISSYAIKCLSKAYLLRFPLIRCLADLVSGLSSYQPRAVTIVIDNVFEDIRAGLEIHSPKMSQRRIAMAKYLGEMYNYKLVESTHILNTLYSIISLGASMDQSIISPLDPPESLFRLKLACMLLDTCGPYFTSQVTRKKLDYFLVFFQHYYWFKKSHPVFSQSENTSDLFPILVDHTYRDCLAGVRPKLKLYKSLEQAKEAIDQLQEQLYPQLKANNNAQDANLATISEISEIDECVTDDSGSSNDQQRERQAAGGSEADQINDWTEYEAEPALPPPPPEKSKEDLEFEQMYEKMTSDSYQERLKEPPLKATNKDIPVPMMARRQKKSYDQIQGNQTPQISKAATAVVSTAGTAAADADDSLPVSCSESTPVEGGKSSGSSHSNNNSGAVPFVLMMRGNKGGKQQFKTFVAPSDSQLAINLKLQEQKTREEKEKVKRLTLNITERIEMEDYQESLQPLQQRSFTQSYYQKPNKHKFKHQKGAPDADLIFH